A portion of the Oxynema aestuarii AP17 genome contains these proteins:
- a CDS encoding response regulator, translated as MQPEQQRIMGYFIEEAKDHLNTIEQGLLQLPKTIEDPEWLNEVFRAAHSIKGGAAMLGLSPIQHASHKLEDCFKQLQEVRIAIDRDLESMFLHVFDALKALVELAEEGIEMDDDRALAVAAQVEPTIAELTTHVGELVQTSPRPKAKPSRASAAAPRVEEEITETQDDITVPQEDSAKELIFRSDVPARLREMLHLFKQTDEPEIREHLQAICRNLIQAGEQFDLPEWCHLVQTVSRAIANPQKTFHALATVTIKEIKQAQELVLAGRAEAIAVSPSLQDLLPDDPSAAFPVFSGERDRDRGSPASPMAAPDGNPPIPSESRRQKTMSNQDASSRSESHGSRDRDNNHSGRDRTHGQKPTFQDGPEVGSAELNSLADLFEGESPELDDRWESEEVLNEAASTEPSDSTILPSDDFLNNDFEDFDDLLSEFKGHPGASESSPSERLSSGDAARTPADANADNDDLTSLFGENFLDLDESHLTDTNEPQVDDSDDFDALFGGDESNDPETPSPVPNAESPTTELNDLEELFDDSEDDWESLWEQSSEQTPPETLELEPEPRAENAPIPEPSAPPLELEDEEEPLFFDSEDSDFSDLLEIGNDNDDAFTNSVEPAARVRDGSADTEDLESLFGEPGAEAIDLSPSPAAPEAPAAEEDGDLAELFGEGGAALFDEGASDSSDSSEDWLNFEDEDATADDASGAPSEGFTALDGLFDSIPEDDIPEELIFEDTAEPSGEDAAAIAPPEAASDDFDFPELASEGDDFDEFLDFSGAESAESSLEADLFGEESDEGASFDELLDFGEEPAAESPLASDEDDFDALFGDLEPLGGDLDSSETGTSVLSDSELEDLEALLADEEPSAPAATQAPQSGGRVASGEKNRPFADLEVLLNYGPPVESFDQLASLLEPTPSAGETGDRDTAAASARPAQTAPAASRSASQTSAETDDFADLDELLAGSEVMSPHGGGGGGRQLTPRTRAFEQTMRVPVRQLDNLTNLVGELVVNRNSLEQDQERMRQFLDNMVHQVQQLSDVGQRMQDLYERSLLEISLLASRQSYHFAGANHDNDDRGSDNNWNALEMDRFTPFHTLSQDIIELIVRVRESASDIEFLVDETEQVTRQLRQVTNQLQEGLTRARMVPFSQTADRLPRGVRDNAIKFGKQVELQVEGRETLIDKMILEQLYDPMTHLVNNALAHGIETPDERERRNKAAVGRITIRAFHQGNQTVISVSDDGAGIDPEKVKAKALQRKLITPEIAKTMSRIDVYDLLFMPGFTTKEQADDLAGRGVGMDVVRTRLSEIRGAVSIDSNLGKGTTFTIRLPLTLSISKALCCISDRARIAFPMDGVEDMLDVPRDRIQTRDNDLTFIPWRDTMLPFRHLRELLIYNRHLSRGNVYGSNAEDDIISVVVLRSAGNYLALQVDQVLGEQEIVIKQLEGPVPKPVGVAGATVMGDGRIVAIADVLELIELSAGRLRRESSSSLWDDSEAEGQPESVVESTEPTVLIVDDSITVRELLSMTFNKAGYRVEQARDGQEAWEKMRSGLPCDIVFCDIEMPRMDGLELLSRMQKDPQLSSLPIAMLTSRGADKHRQMAVSMGASGYFTKPYLEESLLEAAGRMLKGEKLVEAKA; from the coding sequence ATGCAGCCGGAACAACAAAGAATCATGGGCTATTTCATTGAGGAGGCCAAAGACCACCTCAATACGATCGAACAGGGCTTGCTTCAACTGCCCAAAACGATCGAAGATCCCGAATGGCTCAACGAAGTGTTCCGGGCCGCCCACTCGATCAAAGGCGGCGCCGCCATGCTCGGACTGTCGCCAATCCAGCACGCCAGTCACAAACTCGAAGATTGCTTCAAACAACTCCAAGAGGTTCGCATCGCCATCGATCGCGATCTGGAGTCGATGTTCCTGCACGTCTTCGACGCCCTCAAAGCCCTCGTCGAATTGGCCGAAGAAGGGATCGAAATGGACGACGATCGCGCCCTCGCCGTCGCCGCACAAGTCGAACCGACGATCGCCGAACTGACCACCCACGTGGGAGAATTAGTCCAAACTAGCCCCCGTCCGAAAGCCAAGCCAAGCCGAGCCAGCGCTGCCGCCCCCCGGGTCGAAGAAGAAATCACCGAAACTCAAGACGACATTACCGTTCCCCAAGAAGACAGTGCCAAAGAACTGATCTTCAGAAGCGACGTTCCGGCCCGCTTGCGCGAGATGTTGCACCTGTTCAAACAAACCGACGAACCGGAAATCCGAGAACACCTGCAAGCCATTTGTCGCAACTTAATCCAAGCCGGAGAACAATTCGACTTACCCGAATGGTGCCATTTAGTCCAAACCGTCAGTCGGGCGATCGCCAACCCTCAAAAAACCTTTCACGCCTTAGCCACCGTCACGATCAAAGAGATCAAACAAGCCCAAGAACTCGTCTTAGCCGGACGGGCCGAGGCGATCGCCGTCAGCCCCAGCTTGCAAGACTTGCTCCCGGACGACCCGAGTGCCGCATTCCCCGTGTTTTCCGGCGAACGCGATCGCGACCGAGGGTCCCCAGCGAGTCCGATGGCCGCTCCCGATGGCAACCCCCCGATCCCGTCAGAATCCAGGAGGCAAAAAACGATGTCAAATCAGGATGCGTCTTCCCGTAGCGAGTCCCACGGCAGCCGCGATCGCGACAACAACCATTCCGGACGCGACCGAACCCACGGCCAAAAACCGACCTTCCAAGACGGTCCGGAAGTCGGTTCTGCCGAACTCAACAGCCTCGCCGATTTATTTGAGGGCGAATCCCCCGAACTCGACGACCGTTGGGAATCCGAAGAAGTCCTCAACGAAGCCGCCTCGACGGAACCGAGCGACTCCACGATCCTGCCGTCCGACGACTTCCTCAACAACGACTTTGAAGACTTCGACGACCTTTTATCCGAATTCAAAGGTCATCCCGGCGCCAGCGAATCGAGTCCCTCGGAGCGACTCTCCTCCGGAGACGCTGCGCGAACGCCCGCCGACGCCAACGCCGACAACGACGACCTCACCAGCTTATTCGGCGAAAACTTCTTAGACCTCGACGAGAGCCACCTGACGGACACGAACGAACCCCAGGTGGACGATAGCGACGATTTCGATGCCCTCTTCGGCGGCGACGAAAGCAACGACCCCGAAACCCCCTCCCCAGTGCCGAACGCCGAGAGTCCCACCACCGAACTCAACGATCTCGAAGAACTCTTCGACGATAGCGAAGACGATTGGGAATCCCTCTGGGAGCAATCGAGCGAGCAAACCCCCCCCGAAACCCTCGAACTCGAACCCGAACCCAGAGCTGAGAACGCCCCGATCCCCGAACCGTCAGCGCCTCCATTAGAACTAGAGGACGAAGAAGAACCCCTCTTTTTCGATAGCGAAGACAGCGACTTCAGCGACTTACTCGAAATTGGCAACGACAATGACGACGCCTTCACCAACAGCGTAGAACCCGCCGCCAGGGTTCGCGACGGCTCCGCCGATACCGAAGACCTAGAATCCCTGTTTGGCGAACCCGGTGCCGAGGCGATCGACTTGAGTCCGTCCCCAGCCGCCCCCGAAGCCCCAGCCGCCGAGGAAGACGGCGACTTAGCCGAACTGTTCGGCGAAGGGGGGGCTGCCTTATTCGACGAGGGCGCCAGCGACAGCAGCGACAGCAGCGAAGACTGGTTAAACTTTGAAGATGAAGACGCCACTGCCGACGACGCCAGTGGTGCTCCGAGCGAAGGATTTACCGCCCTCGACGGCTTGTTCGATTCGATTCCCGAAGACGACATCCCCGAAGAACTAATTTTCGAGGACACCGCCGAACCGAGTGGTGAAGACGCCGCCGCGATCGCCCCTCCGGAAGCCGCGAGCGACGATTTCGACTTTCCCGAACTCGCCAGCGAGGGAGACGACTTCGACGAATTCCTCGATTTCTCCGGGGCCGAATCCGCCGAATCGAGCTTGGAAGCCGATTTGTTCGGCGAAGAGAGCGACGAGGGCGCATCCTTCGACGAGCTCCTCGACTTCGGCGAGGAACCCGCCGCCGAAAGCCCGCTCGCCAGCGACGAGGACGACTTTGACGCCTTATTCGGCGACCTCGAACCCCTCGGCGGCGACCTCGACAGCTCGGAAACCGGAACCTCCGTGCTGAGCGATTCCGAATTAGAAGACCTCGAAGCCCTCTTAGCGGACGAAGAACCGAGTGCCCCCGCCGCCACCCAGGCGCCGCAGAGCGGCGGGAGGGTAGCATCTGGGGAGAAGAATCGCCCCTTTGCCGACTTAGAGGTGCTGTTAAACTACGGCCCGCCCGTCGAAAGCTTCGACCAATTAGCCAGCTTACTCGAACCGACCCCCAGCGCTGGAGAGACGGGCGATCGCGACACCGCCGCCGCCTCGGCCCGACCCGCTCAAACCGCTCCGGCAGCCAGCCGCAGCGCCAGCCAAACCAGCGCCGAAACCGACGATTTCGCCGACCTCGACGAACTGCTCGCCGGATCGGAAGTCATGAGTCCGCATGGGGGCGGCGGCGGCGGACGGCAGTTGACCCCGCGCACCCGGGCTTTCGAGCAGACCATGCGGGTTCCCGTCCGCCAACTCGACAACCTCACCAACCTGGTCGGGGAGTTGGTCGTCAACCGCAACAGCCTCGAACAAGACCAAGAACGGATGCGCCAGTTCCTGGATAATATGGTGCATCAGGTGCAACAGCTTTCCGATGTCGGCCAACGGATGCAAGACCTGTACGAGCGATCGCTGCTCGAAATCTCCTTGCTCGCCAGCCGCCAAAGTTACCACTTTGCCGGAGCCAATCACGACAACGACGATCGCGGTTCTGACAATAACTGGAACGCCTTAGAAATGGATCGGTTTACCCCGTTCCATACCCTTTCCCAAGACATCATCGAACTGATCGTCCGGGTTCGCGAATCCGCCTCCGATATCGAATTCCTAGTCGATGAAACCGAACAGGTGACCCGCCAACTGCGACAAGTCACCAACCAACTCCAAGAAGGGCTGACCCGAGCCCGCATGGTGCCGTTCAGCCAAACCGCCGACCGCCTACCGCGCGGGGTGCGCGACAACGCGATCAAATTTGGCAAACAGGTCGAATTGCAAGTCGAGGGTCGCGAGACTCTGATCGATAAAATGATTCTCGAACAGCTTTACGACCCGATGACCCACTTGGTCAACAACGCCCTCGCCCACGGGATCGAAACCCCCGACGAACGGGAACGGCGCAATAAAGCTGCCGTCGGCAGGATTACGATTCGTGCCTTCCACCAAGGGAACCAAACCGTGATTTCCGTTTCCGACGACGGCGCCGGGATCGATCCGGAAAAAGTGAAAGCTAAGGCGTTACAGAGAAAACTGATTACGCCGGAGATCGCGAAAACGATGTCGCGCATCGACGTTTACGACTTGCTGTTCATGCCGGGATTCACGACCAAAGAACAAGCCGACGACCTCGCCGGACGGGGGGTCGGGATGGACGTGGTGCGGACTCGCTTGAGCGAAATTCGCGGTGCGGTCAGCATCGACTCGAATCTGGGTAAAGGGACGACGTTTACGATCCGCTTGCCTCTGACGTTGAGTATTTCTAAGGCGCTGTGCTGCATCAGCGATCGCGCCCGGATTGCCTTCCCGATGGATGGGGTCGAAGATATGCTCGACGTCCCGCGCGATCGCATCCAAACCCGGGATAACGACCTAACGTTTATCCCCTGGCGCGATACGATGTTGCCGTTCCGCCACTTGCGCGAACTCCTCATTTACAACCGTCACCTCAGTCGCGGGAATGTCTACGGCAGTAATGCGGAGGACGATATTATTTCGGTCGTCGTCTTGCGCAGTGCCGGGAATTATCTCGCCCTGCAAGTGGATCAGGTGTTGGGCGAACAGGAAATCGTGATCAAACAGCTCGAAGGTCCGGTTCCCAAACCCGTGGGAGTTGCTGGGGCGACGGTGATGGGGGACGGTCGGATCGTCGCGATCGCGGACGTTCTCGAATTGATCGAATTGTCTGCAGGACGTCTGCGCCGCGAAAGTTCGAGCAGTTTGTGGGATGACAGCGAGGCGGAAGGTCAACCGGAATCGGTGGTCGAATCGACCGAACCGACAGTGTTGATCGTCGATGACTCGATTACGGTGCGCGAACTGTTATCGATGACGTTTAATAAGGCCGGATATCGGGTGGAACAAGCCCGGGACGGACAGGAAGCCTGGGAGAAAATGCGTTCCGGTTTGCCCTGCGATATCGTGTTCTGCGATATCGAAATGCCGCGCATGGACGGGTTGGAACTGCTCTCGCGGATGCAGAAAGACCCGCAATTGTCTTCGCTGCCGATCGCCATGCTGACTTCGCGCGGTGCCGACAAACACCGACAAATGGCGGTTTCGATGGGCGCCAGTGGTTACTTTACCAAGCCGTATTTGGAAGAATCCTTACTCGAAGCGGCGGGACGGATGCTCAAGGGCGAGAAATTGGTGGAAGCGAAGGCGTAA
- a CDS encoding ATP-binding protein, which produces MVVPTSRETGLMTSQSEWSVLELFGRQAQFQQITHTLANRRDLLIAGVPGSGRRTLVRRAAEEVGAKVMEVDCIRATDGQRFVQLLCEGISQGANSPEAIAFIEAWTNSEASQWFQFHPQLPRKFSLKRQPVLTSEQLWQAYKILLQLPQQLAVAMDRQVILIFQGFPYIRAWDRTAKWESCLQEAIRQSRRCANARHTAANYVLVATLAESCSVREEHQNLETVCLTPLADDVVAAWAQEVLHEVGLSFDPTSRALEEFLNAVQGHIGDASMVVRRLRQRRPERGRLDEAAIAETLQDLLADLSNIFESLLVLLPASQVQLLESLALDPTDKPQSREYIQKHHLSRGGSLQGAIAGLQHKGLIYGADLGYRLALPLFALWIRQRLA; this is translated from the coding sequence ATGGTAGTACCGACAAGCCGTGAAACCGGGCTGATGACGAGTCAGTCGGAGTGGTCTGTTTTGGAGTTGTTTGGGCGGCAGGCTCAATTTCAACAAATTACTCACACCCTGGCGAATCGCCGCGATTTATTGATTGCGGGAGTACCGGGGAGCGGTCGCCGAACTTTAGTGAGACGAGCGGCGGAGGAAGTGGGAGCGAAAGTGATGGAGGTCGATTGTATCCGAGCGACGGACGGCCAGCGATTCGTTCAACTTCTATGTGAGGGTATTTCCCAAGGTGCGAACAGTCCGGAGGCGATCGCCTTTATCGAGGCGTGGACGAACTCCGAGGCATCCCAATGGTTTCAGTTTCACCCGCAGCTCCCGCGCAAGTTTTCTCTGAAGCGTCAGCCTGTTCTCACTTCGGAACAACTCTGGCAGGCGTATAAAATTTTATTGCAACTGCCCCAACAGTTGGCGGTGGCGATGGACCGTCAAGTGATTCTGATTTTCCAGGGGTTTCCCTACATTCGCGCCTGGGATCGGACGGCGAAATGGGAAAGCTGTTTGCAGGAGGCGATACGGCAAAGCCGTCGCTGCGCGAACGCCCGTCATACGGCAGCCAATTACGTGTTAGTGGCGACCCTGGCGGAAAGTTGCAGCGTTCGGGAGGAACACCAGAACTTAGAAACGGTCTGCCTGACCCCCCTCGCCGATGACGTGGTGGCGGCGTGGGCGCAGGAAGTCCTGCACGAAGTCGGCTTGAGTTTCGACCCGACTTCGCGCGCCTTAGAAGAATTCCTCAACGCCGTTCAAGGTCACATCGGCGATGCGTCGATGGTGGTGCGCCGCTTGCGCCAACGGCGACCGGAACGGGGGCGCTTGGACGAAGCGGCGATCGCGGAAACCTTACAAGACCTGCTCGCCGACTTGTCCAATATCTTTGAATCCCTGCTCGTCCTGCTGCCAGCCTCCCAAGTCCAACTGCTCGAATCCCTCGCCCTCGACCCGACGGACAAACCGCAAAGCCGCGAATACATCCAAAAACACCATCTTTCTCGCGGCGGTTCCTTGCAAGGGGCGATCGCCGGACTCCAGCACAAAGGGCTGATCTACGGCGCCGATCTCGGCTACCGTCTGGCCTTACCCTTATTCGCCCTCTGGATCCGGCAACGCTTGGCTTAA
- a CDS encoding cation:proton antiporter subunit C, which translates to MLEACVLATVFVGFIGIIFKHNLLMKIISMDVMSTGVIAYYTVIASRLGFGTPILNPENDVQYADPVPQAVILTAIVIGFSIQALMLVGAMKLAHDNPTLETDRIEQDNTP; encoded by the coding sequence GTGTTAGAAGCCTGCGTTTTAGCCACCGTTTTTGTCGGATTTATCGGCATTATTTTTAAACACAACTTGTTAATGAAAATTATTTCAATGGACGTCATGAGTACCGGAGTGATCGCCTACTACACGGTCATCGCCTCCCGTCTCGGATTTGGCACCCCCATTCTCAACCCGGAAAACGACGTCCAATATGCCGACCCCGTCCCTCAAGCCGTCATCCTCACCGCCATTGTCATTGGCTTTTCCATTCAGGCATTAATGCTCGTCGGTGCGATGAAACTCGCTCACGACAATCCCACCTTAGAAACCGATCGCATCGAACAAGACAACACGCCATGA
- a CDS encoding cation:proton antiporter, translating to MTVLTIAWITLSLFVGLTIYLLPKLDRYLAFGMVLLSGGYGVQVLLDQTLREIVLLDHFGVTLLLDQLSGYFILTNALVTAAVLGYCIFQQKSAFFYSQAIILHGSINAVFICADFMSLYVALEVIGIAAFLLVSYPKTNRSIWVALRYLFISNTAMLFYLVGAVLVYQANNSFAFTGLINSPPEAIALIFLGLLTKGGIFLSGLWLPLTHSESETPVSAMLSGVVVKTGVFPLLRCGLLMEELTPTLQLLGMATAFFGVIYALFEKDSKRILASSTISQLGWLMVAPAAAGMYALGHGLVKSLLFLMSGSLPSRNLDELQEKPMHTSLWIPLILGSLSMSGFPLWIGFSAKALTLKSLGSWQEMVMNVASVGTALIFAKFIFLPHKRQGEGIKPGLKWVASFLICALLLGNIFYWPAYTLPNMLKAVGAIAVAWLAYFVMVKPLKFQLPRVLEKFEHLIGVMSAILVLLFWTVFA from the coding sequence ATGACTGTTCTGACCATTGCCTGGATTACCCTCTCTCTCTTCGTCGGTTTAACCATTTACCTACTCCCCAAACTCGATCGCTATCTCGCGTTCGGGATGGTTTTGCTCTCCGGCGGCTACGGGGTGCAAGTCTTGTTAGACCAGACCTTGCGGGAAATCGTACTGTTAGACCACTTCGGGGTCACCCTCCTCCTCGACCAACTTAGCGGCTATTTCATTCTCACCAACGCCTTAGTCACGGCGGCGGTTTTAGGGTACTGCATTTTTCAACAAAAAAGCGCCTTTTTCTACAGTCAGGCCATTATTCTGCACGGCAGCATCAATGCGGTCTTTATCTGTGCGGACTTCATGAGTTTGTACGTCGCCTTAGAAGTCATTGGCATCGCCGCTTTTTTATTAGTCTCCTATCCCAAAACCAATCGCTCGATTTGGGTCGCCTTGCGCTACCTCTTTATCAGCAACACGGCGATGTTATTTTATCTCGTCGGCGCCGTTTTAGTTTATCAAGCCAACAACTCTTTTGCCTTTACCGGATTAATTAACTCCCCTCCCGAAGCCATCGCCTTAATCTTTTTAGGACTGTTAACCAAAGGAGGAATTTTTCTATCCGGATTGTGGTTGCCCTTAACCCACTCCGAATCGGAAACCCCCGTTTCCGCCATGTTGTCGGGAGTCGTGGTTAAAACAGGGGTCTTTCCCCTGTTACGCTGTGGGTTATTAATGGAAGAACTGACGCCAACCCTGCAACTTTTAGGAATGGCGACCGCCTTTTTTGGCGTGATTTACGCTCTTTTTGAAAAAGATAGCAAACGCATTTTGGCATCGAGTACGATTTCGCAGTTGGGCTGGCTGATGGTGGCCCCGGCGGCGGCGGGGATGTACGCTTTAGGCCACGGCTTAGTCAAGTCTCTGTTGTTTTTAATGAGCGGTTCTTTACCGAGCCGAAATTTAGACGAACTCCAAGAAAAGCCGATGCATACGTCCCTGTGGATTCCTCTCATTCTCGGCAGTTTGTCCATGTCGGGCTTTCCGTTGTGGATAGGATTTTCCGCCAAGGCGCTGACCCTAAAAAGCCTCGGATCTTGGCAAGAAATGGTCATGAATGTGGCTTCGGTAGGAACGGCTTTGATTTTTGCAAAATTTATCTTTCTGCCCCACAAACGTCAAGGAGAAGGCATCAAGCCGGGATTGAAATGGGTGGCCAGTTTTCTCATTTGCGCTCTACTGCTCGGCAATATATTCTATTGGCCTGCTTATACTTTACCCAATATGTTAAAAGCGGTGGGAGCGATCGCCGTCGCGTGGCTGGCGTATTTTGTTATGGTCAAACCGCTTAAGTTTCAATTACCGAGAGTGTTGGAGAAATTCGAGCATCTAATTGGGGTAATGAGCGCGATTTTAGTTCTACTGTTTTGGACGGTGTTCGCATGA
- a CDS encoding Na+/H+ antiporter subunit E, translating into MIGYLNLTLRLAIWFLLTSDLSPANIFIGIAVCFLLPGLHKTPSALTDWLRVFWEIIIAVPQAYWEALQMMVSPHVQEEVTLERVKPRRTPGLIFLDIFLITFTPKTIVLKYHEDGWYEVHKIKRG; encoded by the coding sequence ATGATTGGCTATCTCAACTTAACCTTACGATTGGCAATTTGGTTTTTACTCACCAGCGATTTGAGTCCGGCCAATATTTTTATCGGGATTGCGGTCTGTTTTCTGTTACCCGGATTGCATAAGACCCCAAGCGCGTTAACCGATTGGTTGCGGGTATTTTGGGAAATTATCATCGCCGTCCCCCAAGCTTATTGGGAAGCCTTGCAAATGATGGTCAGTCCTCACGTACAAGAGGAAGTCACCTTAGAACGAGTGAAGCCAAGGCGAACCCCCGGGTTGATTTTTTTAGATATTTTCTTAATTACGTTCACCCCTAAAACAATTGTTTTAAAGTACCACGAGGATGGTTGGTACGAAGTTCATAAAATCAAGCGAGGATAG
- a CDS encoding monovalent cation/H(+) antiporter subunit G — protein sequence MVEFLSYFCMVVGLVFWFWGTWPLLGPRSVLFKLHTLSVADILGSIAIVFGLLLKIPKELPLLLLALLSLAIWNTILGYVLAYCARRSINQ from the coding sequence ATGGTTGAGTTTTTGAGTTATTTCTGTATGGTCGTCGGCTTGGTGTTCTGGTTTTGGGGAACCTGGCCTTTACTCGGTCCGCGATCGGTGTTATTTAAACTGCACACGCTTTCGGTGGCGGATATTCTCGGTTCGATCGCGATCGTGTTCGGACTGTTATTAAAGATTCCCAAAGAATTGCCGTTATTGCTGTTAGCCTTATTGTCTTTGGCGATTTGGAATACGATTTTAGGTTATGTTTTGGCCTACTGTGCTCGGCGGAGTATCAACCAATGA
- a CDS encoding DUF4040 domain-containing protein has translation MNDAYLYPIVGLLPLTALMLVRSQNPYHALILRGILGSVAALVYAALGAADVALTEALVGTMLAITLYAVAVRSSLVLRLGVQASAVKGESCDPQWGKLWTQLNNLFTPYHLRLELVTYSGSEELHQALLNKEIHAIAETVNSPVEFETEDAPFVMTTRTRRLYELMQKEQLTSEIHLVIPEEYGNGGGKH, from the coding sequence ATGAATGATGCGTATCTTTATCCGATTGTGGGGTTACTCCCGTTGACGGCGCTGATGTTGGTACGATCGCAAAACCCCTATCATGCGTTAATCTTGCGCGGGATTTTGGGGTCGGTCGCGGCCCTAGTGTATGCGGCGTTGGGGGCGGCGGACGTGGCCCTGACGGAAGCTTTGGTCGGAACGATGTTGGCGATTACCCTGTATGCGGTGGCGGTGCGATCGTCGTTGGTGCTACGTTTGGGGGTGCAAGCATCGGCGGTCAAAGGAGAAAGCTGCGATCCCCAGTGGGGGAAACTGTGGACGCAATTAAATAACCTGTTTACGCCCTATCACTTACGCTTGGAGTTAGTGACCTATAGCGGGTCGGAGGAGTTACACCAAGCTTTATTAAATAAAGAGATTCACGCGATCGCGGAAACGGTCAATTCCCCTGTAGAGTTCGAGACAGAAGACGCCCCCTTCGTGATGACAACCCGGACGCGAAGACTTTACGAATTGATGCAAAAAGAGCAACTGACGAGTGAAATTCATTTGGTGATTCCGGAAGAATACGGCAATGGAGGAGGGAAACACTAA
- a CDS encoding Na(+)/H(+) antiporter subunit B: MKWVYLGIVVAIYLKFMVIPNPTLELPDPSIVELVVADSGVPNAVTGIIFRNRLYDTIFEVVVFTIAIMGAKFLLANEQPLSEIHQFRDQPSIVLARLGAIITALVSIELGIRGHLSPGGGFAAGVAGGTAIGLVAITSNSEWMEGIYRRWRAAIAEKLSVLVFIVLAAISLAGFALPEGEMGTLLSGGIIPLLNILVAFKVALGSWAAILLFIRYRGLF, encoded by the coding sequence ATGAAGTGGGTTTATTTAGGGATTGTCGTCGCCATTTATTTGAAATTTATGGTGATTCCCAATCCAACTTTGGAGTTGCCCGACCCTTCGATTGTCGAGTTGGTGGTCGCCGATAGTGGGGTTCCCAATGCGGTGACCGGGATTATTTTTAGAAACCGCTTGTACGATACGATTTTTGAGGTGGTCGTGTTTACGATCGCCATTATGGGAGCGAAATTTTTACTCGCCAACGAACAACCGTTGAGCGAAATTCACCAATTTAGAGACCAACCCTCGATCGTCCTAGCCCGTTTGGGGGCAATTATTACGGCATTAGTCAGTATCGAATTGGGAATTCGCGGTCATCTCAGTCCCGGTGGCGGTTTTGCGGCGGGGGTCGCTGGCGGAACGGCGATCGGTTTGGTGGCGATTACGTCCAATTCGGAATGGATGGAGGGGATTTACCGACGCTGGCGGGCGGCGATCGCGGAAAAACTCTCGGTGTTAGTGTTTATCGTGTTGGCGGCGATCTCGTTAGCCGGTTTTGCCCTCCCCGAAGGAGAAATGGGAACCTTACTCAGTGGTGGAATTATTCCGTTATTGAATATCTTGGTGGCTTTTAAGGTCGCTTTGGGGTCTTGGGCGGCAATTTTATTGTTTATTCGCTATCGAGGATTGTTTTGA
- a CDS encoding aspartate carbamoyltransferase catalytic subunit codes for MATPSWTRCHIISLADFTPDEYDTVLQTAASFREVLSRRMKKVPTLQGQVVANLFFEPSTRTRSSFELAAKRLSADTLNFAASSSSLTKGETILDTAKTYLAMGTDLMVIRHRDAGVPQAIADEMDRLASNVGVLNAGDGQHEHPSQALLDLFTICSLLDPERPRLELLKGKKIAIVGDILHSRVARSNIWSLTAIAGMELHLASSPTLLPQEFADFGVGRSGQLQLHWQVEPALENADFVMTLRLQKERMSQHLLPSLREYHQRYGITRDRLQACNRGVKVLHPGPANRGVEISSDLMDDPEFSLISQQVTSGVAVRMALLYLMGGGKA; via the coding sequence ATGGCTACCCCCTCTTGGACTCGCTGCCATATTATTTCACTGGCGGATTTTACGCCGGACGAATACGATACAGTCCTGCAAACGGCGGCTAGTTTTCGCGAGGTTCTCTCGCGACGGATGAAAAAGGTTCCCACTTTACAAGGTCAGGTAGTGGCGAACTTATTTTTTGAACCTTCGACGCGAACCCGCAGCAGTTTTGAACTCGCCGCCAAACGGCTTTCCGCCGATACGTTAAATTTTGCCGCGAGTAGTTCGTCGCTGACCAAAGGCGAAACGATTTTAGACACCGCTAAAACCTATTTGGCGATGGGAACGGATTTGATGGTGATCCGTCATCGAGACGCGGGAGTTCCCCAAGCGATTGCCGACGAGATGGATCGTCTGGCGTCGAATGTCGGGGTGCTCAATGCGGGGGACGGACAACACGAACATCCTTCTCAAGCCTTACTCGATTTATTTACGATCTGTTCTTTGCTCGACCCGGAGCGTCCCCGTCTAGAATTATTAAAAGGGAAAAAGATCGCGATCGTCGGGGATATTTTACATTCTCGCGTGGCCCGTTCTAATATTTGGAGTTTGACGGCGATCGCCGGAATGGAATTACATTTGGCGAGTTCCCCGACGCTGTTACCGCAGGAATTCGCCGATTTTGGCGTGGGGCGATCGGGACAATTACAGTTACATTGGCAGGTCGAACCCGCGTTAGAAAATGCCGATTTCGTGATGACCTTGCGCTTGCAAAAAGAGCGAATGAGTCAGCATTTACTCCCGAGTTTGCGCGAATATCACCAGCGTTACGGGATTACCCGCGATCGCCTCCAAGCCTGCAATCGTGGGGTTAAGGTTCTCCATCCCGGTCCGGCGAATCGCGGCGTTGAAATTAGTTCGGATTTGATGGACGATCCGGAATTTAGCTTAATTTCCCAGCAGGTTACCAGTGGCGTCGCCGTTCGCATGGCTTTACTCTATCTCATGGGTGGCGGTAAAGCGTGA